One part of the Nostoc sp. PCC 7120 = FACHB-418 genome encodes these proteins:
- the gatB gene encoding Asp-tRNA(Asn)/Glu-tRNA(Gln) amidotransferase subunit GatB has product MTSATTVKTEYEAIIGLETHCQLSTNTKIFSSSSTAFGADPNTNIDPVCMGLPGVLPVLNEKVLEYAVKAGLALNCQIAKYSKFDRKQYFYPDLPKNYQISQYDLPIAEHGWLEIELLDADGNPKRKRIGITRLHMEEDAGKLVHAGSDRISGSTYSLVDYNRAGVPLVEIVSEPDIRTGQEAAEYAQELRRVMRYLGVSDGNMQEGSLRCDVNISVRPVGQEKFGTKVEIKNMNSFSAIQKAIEHEIERQIEAIESGEKIIQETRLWEEGSQRTISMRIKEGSSDYRYFPEPDLAPIEVTEAQLSQWRSELPELPAQKRHRYENELGLSAYDTRVLTEDVIVSQYFEVAIASGANPKAAANWITQDIAAYLNKQKLSITEIGLTPANLADVITRIETGKISNAQAKQKLPELLTGLSPEKAFAGQELISDPSVLEPIVDEVIAANPKELEKYRNGNINLKGFFVGQVLKKTNKRADPKLTNELVENKLNG; this is encoded by the coding sequence ATGACTTCTGCTACGACCGTAAAAACTGAGTACGAAGCGATTATCGGTCTAGAAACCCATTGTCAGCTGAGTACGAATACCAAAATTTTCTCTAGTAGCTCAACAGCGTTCGGGGCTGACCCTAATACGAACATTGACCCGGTGTGTATGGGCTTACCTGGTGTTTTGCCTGTACTTAACGAAAAAGTCTTAGAATACGCTGTTAAAGCAGGTTTGGCGTTGAATTGCCAAATTGCTAAATATAGTAAATTTGACCGTAAACAGTATTTTTATCCTGATTTACCGAAAAATTATCAAATTTCTCAATATGACTTACCCATAGCTGAACATGGCTGGTTAGAAATTGAGTTATTAGATGCCGATGGTAACCCAAAACGTAAGCGGATAGGGATTACCCGTCTGCACATGGAAGAAGACGCAGGGAAACTGGTACACGCAGGGAGCGATCGCATCTCTGGTTCTACCTATTCTCTGGTAGACTACAACCGTGCGGGTGTGCCATTGGTAGAAATTGTCTCGGAACCAGACATCCGCACTGGGCAAGAAGCTGCTGAATATGCCCAAGAATTACGCCGGGTGATGCGTTATCTCGGTGTCAGTGATGGCAATATGCAGGAAGGTTCTCTGCGCTGTGATGTGAATATATCTGTGCGTCCTGTAGGACAGGAAAAGTTCGGCACGAAGGTAGAAATTAAAAACATGAACTCCTTCAGCGCCATTCAAAAAGCCATTGAACACGAAATTGAACGGCAAATAGAAGCGATAGAGTCAGGGGAAAAGATTATTCAAGAAACGCGACTGTGGGAAGAAGGTTCACAACGCACAATTAGTATGCGAATTAAAGAAGGTTCTAGCGATTATCGCTACTTCCCCGAACCGGATTTAGCACCCATTGAGGTAACAGAAGCACAACTGAGTCAATGGCGTAGTGAATTACCAGAACTACCAGCCCAAAAACGCCATCGTTACGAAAACGAATTGGGTTTGTCGGCTTACGATACCCGCGTGCTGACAGAAGATGTCATTGTATCTCAATATTTTGAAGTAGCGATCGCATCTGGGGCAAATCCCAAAGCAGCCGCTAACTGGATTACCCAAGATATCGCCGCCTATCTCAACAAACAAAAACTCAGCATTACAGAAATCGGCTTAACTCCCGCTAACTTAGCCGATGTGATTACCCGGATTGAGACTGGCAAAATTAGCAACGCTCAAGCTAAACAAAAGTTACCAGAGTTACTCACGGGATTATCCCCGGAAAAAGCCTTTGCAGGTCAAGAACTCATCAGCGACCCCAGTGTTTTGGAACCCATCGTTGATGAAGTGATAGCAGCTAACCCCAAAGAACTGGAAAAGTACCGCAACGGTAACATCAATCTTAAGGGTTTCTTTGTCGGGCAAGTGCTGAAAAAGACAAATAAACGCGCTGACCCCAAACTCACCAACGAATTGGTAGAAAATAAACTAAATGGCTAA
- a CDS encoding filamentous hemagglutinin N-terminal domain-containing protein — protein sequence MYPTNTRNTIGLALLVIGSVIFAGNHVLAEIKTDTTLGSEASILNQGVSVKGAIGDIIDGGAVRGTKLFHSFQEFSIGEGQRVYFSNPAGIKNILTRVTGNNRSDILGTLGVLGNANLFLINPNGIVFGQNARLDIAGSFVASTVDSLTLGNGFVYSATKPEIPPLLNINLQPGLQLGTEIGTITNRGNLAVGQNLILSANNLDLQGSLQAGQDLTLNARNQIQMRDTIASPLIAAAKEKLLIQGNQSVNIFALNHPDSGLFSGGDMILRSLSDIDGDAHYWSRGNFRIEKLDGNLGGLFSPDDPIIRSNGDVSLASFTGASLHILAGGKVEIPGNVIIFRPDNLSSAIAETVTLSDGNTVNISGSTDSTLDIRAGINWQNLPGNSSLGQLSSLPSFNNATSADINLGNIRVFDFVGGQGGKIFLTNQYQANPTLSGNIRVNIIDARDSFQGTSLFMNSRGNIAVNIADTSSFRQGNGGDITMIAQGNISPQLLLSRGWLGGNITLKSNANISVATGFISSQSRANTETGSPLTGGDIEITADSLFLTNGANITVINENISNGGNLKITANNIFLEGVPSNGSAGGITSQVWPGSIGKGGDIQITTGKLSAEKGSQVIAITFGAGKAGNVTIHASDRIFLSGISNTGIPGGVASRSQDSGAGGNVNITTRSLTIENSARVSTATTGRGTSGNVMINASDAIVLDGYDTAIISQAFPDTTAGGNINVTTGKLSLFNGAAISSGTRGIGNAGNIQIIADMFIADGVSPITGFASGITAATDDNAQGNGGNIDIISRIIALTNGGQITTSTDARGNAGNIKITTNAINIDGSSPLRENFPSGILSLVRANAQGTGGNIDINTGQMTLTNGGFLDASTFGQGNAGDIKIIANDAMILNSGNNSNVSGDISSQVLSGAVGDGGDIEIFAHKLLLSNGFQIKAQTFGQGNAGNIKINTIDSVVLNGSSPRTNSTGIFTSVGNGGFGTGGNIDIQTGKLTLDNRSIISAETVSNTGGDIRLQLNDRLLLRRNSRISTTAGTAQAGGDGGNIIINTPFLLTAPLENNDITANAFSGSGGKIDITTQGILGFTPRTRADLEASLGTKDPSQLNPRSLPTSDITAISQANASLDGQVTIDTPDVDPGSGLVALPTNVVDASRLIAQTCRSGGETTASQQSEFVITGRGGLPPKPSDPLSSDAIWQDLQPYALPDEKAGEQEEKSQGGFPSGRTSLRDATRMGAREQGEKSPTPIVEAQGWVTSTDGKITLVAQAPTTTPHNSSFTPVSCS from the coding sequence ATGTACCCCACTAATACGAGAAACACCATTGGATTAGCCCTTTTGGTAATTGGTTCGGTGATTTTTGCCGGAAACCACGTCCTCGCGGAAATAAAAACTGATACCACATTGGGAAGTGAAGCATCCATATTAAACCAAGGCGTTAGTGTTAAAGGGGCGATCGGGGATATTATCGATGGTGGTGCAGTCCGGGGAACAAAGCTCTTCCATAGCTTTCAAGAATTTAGTATTGGTGAAGGGCAGAGGGTTTACTTCTCCAACCCTGCCGGAATCAAAAACATCCTCACACGCGTCACGGGGAACAATCGTTCTGATATTTTGGGAACCTTGGGGGTTTTAGGTAATGCCAATTTGTTTCTGATTAATCCCAACGGCATTGTATTTGGACAAAATGCCCGATTAGATATAGCAGGTTCCTTTGTAGCCAGTACAGTTGATAGTTTAACGTTGGGTAATGGCTTTGTGTACAGCGCGACCAAACCTGAAATACCGCCTTTATTAAATATTAATCTCCAACCAGGTTTACAGTTAGGAACAGAAATAGGAACTATTACTAATAGAGGAAATTTGGCAGTAGGGCAGAATCTCATCTTATCTGCCAACAACCTAGACTTGCAGGGAAGTTTGCAAGCAGGACAAGATTTGACATTAAACGCCAGAAATCAAATTCAGATGCGTGATACCATCGCCAGTCCGTTGATAGCGGCGGCGAAGGAAAAATTACTGATTCAAGGTAATCAATCGGTAAATATTTTTGCCCTCAATCATCCCGATAGTGGCTTATTTTCGGGTGGAGATATGATTCTTCGTTCCCTGAGCGACATTGATGGCGATGCCCATTATTGGAGTAGGGGAAATTTTCGCATTGAGAAGTTAGATGGTAATTTGGGGGGGTTATTTAGTCCCGATGATCCGATAATTAGGTCTAATGGTGATGTTTCCCTGGCGAGCTTTACTGGAGCTTCCCTACACATTCTCGCTGGCGGTAAGGTAGAAATTCCTGGTAATGTGATAATTTTTCGTCCAGATAACCTCAGCAGTGCGATCGCCGAAACTGTCACCCTATCCGATGGTAACACCGTTAATATTAGTGGTAGTACTGATTCTACCTTAGACATCCGGGCGGGAATTAATTGGCAGAACCTACCAGGAAATAGCAGCTTGGGACAGCTTTCTTCTCTACCCAGCTTCAACAATGCCACAAGTGCCGACATTAATCTTGGCAATATCAGGGTTTTTGATTTTGTTGGAGGTCAGGGCGGGAAGATCTTCTTAACTAATCAATATCAAGCTAATCCTACTCTAAGCGGAAATATTCGAGTCAACATCATTGATGCCAGAGATTCATTCCAAGGGACTTCCCTATTTATGAACTCGCGCGGTAATATCGCCGTCAACATCGCCGACACATCTTCCTTTAGGCAAGGTAATGGTGGCGACATCACTATGATCGCTCAGGGTAATATCAGCCCTCAATTGCTACTTTCCAGGGGCTGGTTGGGTGGTAACATCACACTCAAGAGTAATGCCAATATTTCGGTAGCAACCGGTTTTATTAGCAGTCAAAGCAGGGCTAATACTGAGACAGGTTCCCCTCTGACTGGAGGTGATATTGAGATTACAGCCGATTCCCTCTTTTTAACTAATGGGGCAAACATCACTGTCATCAATGAAAACATCTCTAATGGTGGCAATTTAAAAATTACTGCCAACAATATTTTTCTAGAAGGTGTTCCCAGTAATGGATCTGCTGGGGGCATAACTAGCCAGGTTTGGCCAGGAAGTATCGGTAAAGGGGGCGATATCCAGATTACCACAGGCAAACTCTCAGCAGAAAAAGGCTCTCAGGTAATCGCTATTACTTTTGGTGCAGGGAAAGCAGGAAACGTCACCATCCACGCGAGCGATCGCATTTTCTTGAGTGGTATAAGTAATACAGGTATTCCCGGTGGTGTAGCCAGTCGCTCTCAAGACTCAGGTGCTGGAGGAAATGTGAATATTACCACGCGATCGCTGACGATTGAGAATTCTGCTCGTGTCAGTACCGCTACTACGGGCAGAGGAACAAGCGGTAATGTGATGATTAATGCCAGTGATGCAATTGTTCTTGATGGTTATGATACAGCAATTATTAGTCAAGCCTTTCCTGATACCACAGCAGGTGGTAATATTAATGTAACTACAGGTAAATTGTCTCTATTCAATGGTGCTGCTATCAGTAGCGGCACTAGAGGTATAGGCAATGCAGGTAACATTCAAATCATTGCAGATATGTTTATAGCCGATGGGGTTAGCCCCATCACTGGCTTTGCTAGTGGAATTACTGCGGCAACGGATGACAACGCTCAAGGCAATGGTGGCAACATTGACATTATTAGCCGGATTATTGCTTTAACTAATGGTGGGCAAATTACAACTAGCACCGATGCCAGAGGTAACGCTGGTAACATCAAAATTACAACTAATGCGATAAACATTGATGGCTCTAGCCCACTGCGAGAAAATTTTCCTAGTGGTATTCTCAGCCTAGTCAGAGCTAATGCTCAAGGTACAGGCGGTAATATTGACATCAATACGGGTCAAATGACATTAACTAACGGTGGTTTTTTAGATGCCAGTACTTTTGGACAAGGAAATGCAGGGGATATAAAAATTATTGCCAATGATGCAATGATATTGAACTCAGGAAATAACAGTAACGTATCCGGTGATATTAGTAGTCAGGTTTTATCAGGAGCCGTAGGTGATGGGGGTGATATTGAGATCTTTGCTCATAAACTGTTGCTGAGTAATGGCTTTCAAATTAAAGCTCAAACATTTGGACAGGGAAATGCAGGTAATATCAAAATAAACACCATTGATTCAGTAGTGCTGAATGGTAGTAGTCCTCGGACAAACTCTACAGGTATATTTACTTCTGTTGGCAATGGGGGATTTGGTACTGGTGGTAATATTGATATCCAAACAGGCAAACTAACCCTTGATAATCGATCTATTATCTCTGCGGAAACAGTAAGCAATACTGGTGGTGATATTCGCCTGCAACTCAATGACAGACTGTTACTCAGGCGCAACAGTAGAATTTCCACGACTGCGGGAACTGCCCAGGCTGGTGGTGATGGCGGTAACATTATCATTAACACCCCATTTTTGCTGACTGCCCCTCTAGAAAATAACGACATCACCGCCAACGCCTTTAGTGGTAGTGGCGGGAAAATAGATATTACAACTCAAGGTATATTAGGCTTTACACCCCGTACTCGTGCAGACTTAGAGGCATCACTAGGAACTAAAGACCCCAGCCAATTAAATCCGCGATCGCTCCCCACAAGCGATATCACAGCCATTTCCCAAGCTAACGCCTCCTTGGATGGACAGGTAACAATTGACACCCCTGATGTAGACCCTGGTAGCGGACTTGTGGCATTACCCACCAATGTAGTGGATGCGTCCCGACTCATTGCCCAAACCTGTCGCAGTGGAGGGGAAACAACCGCCAGCCAACAAAGTGAATTTGTCATCACCGGACGAGGAGGTTTACCGCCTAAGCCTAGCGACCCCCTAAGTAGTGATGCCATCTGGCAAGACTTACAGCCCTACGCCTTACCCGATGAAAAAGCTGGGGAGCAGGAAGAGAAGTCGCAAGGAGGGTTTCCCTCCGGGCGAACTTCCCTACGGGATGCTACGCGAATGGGAGCAAGGGAGCAAGGGGAAAAATCACCCACACCCATAGTTGAAGCCCAAGGCTGGGTAACTAGTACGGATGGTAAGATTACCCTGGTAGCTCAAGCACCCACAACAACACCTCATAATTCTTCATTCACGCCAGTTAGTTGTTCTTAA